A genomic stretch from Thunnus maccoyii chromosome 19, fThuMac1.1, whole genome shotgun sequence includes:
- the ankra2 gene encoding ankyrin repeat family A protein 2 has protein sequence MDSVTVSASDGTADCPLVSEEMEGICVMPDISAIKTEQSVGASPDDPGTQNVAMGIKFILPNRFDMNVCSRFVKSLNEEDSKNIQDQVNSDLEVASVLFKAECNIQTSPSPGIQVRHVYTPSTTKHFSPIKQSTTLTNKHRGNEVSSTPLLVHSLSIHQLAAQGEMVFLASRIEQETVINLQDEEGFTPLMWAAAHGQIAVVEFLLQNGADPNLLAKGRESALSLACSKGYTDIVKMLIDCGVDVNEYDWNGGAPLLYAVHGNHVRCVEILLESGADPTIESDSGFNAMDMAVAMGHRNVQQVMEAHLLKLLMGIRE, from the exons ATGGACAGCGTTACCGTGTCGGCCTCAGATGGGACAGCTGACTGTCCTCTGGTCTCTGAGGAAATGGAGGGGATCTGTGTAATGCCAGATATAAGTGCCATCAAGACTGAGCAGTCAGTGGGTGCGAGCCCAGATGACCCAGGCACCCAAAATGTGGCCATGGGGATCAAGTTCATCCTGCCAAACCGTTTTGATATGAATGTTTGCTCAAGATTCGTCAAGTCCCTCAACGAGGAGGACAGCAAGAACATCCAGGACCAGGTCAACTCTGATCTGGAGGTGGCTTCTGTTTTATTCAAAG ctgAGTGCAACATCCAGACCTCACCTTCTCCGGGCATACAAGTGCGTCATGTATACACACCATCCACCACCAAACATTTCTCTCCCATCAAGCAGTCCACCACACTCACCAATAAACACCGGGGCAACGAGGTTTCTTCCACACCTCTTCTGGTGCATT cttTGTCCATTCATCAGTTGGCAGCCCAAGGAGAAATGGTTTTTCTGGCTAGCAGGATTGAACAAG AGACTGTGATCAATCTACAAGATGAGGAAGGATTTACACCTCTGATGTGGGCAGCTGCACATGGACAAATTGCTGTTGTCGAGTTTCTGCTTCAAAAT GGTGCTGACCCCAACCTCCTGGCCAAAGGAAGGGAAAGCGCGTTGTCCTTGGCCTGCAGTAAGGGATACACCGATATTGTGAAGATGCTCATTGACTGTGGTGTCGATGTCAATGAATATGACTGG AATGGTGGAGCCCCTCTGCTCTACGCTGTCCATGGGAACCATGTACGCTGTGTTGAAATCTTGTTAG AGAGTGGTGCTGATCCTACCATCGAGTCAGATTCTGGATTCAATGCAATGGACATGGCGGTGGCTATGGGTCATCGGAATG